ccctttttcttctctcttcacTTTCATAATTCTTGTCATCCATTAACTTCTCTATAGCCCTCTCAACATCTTCTTTCTTCACCAACACGCCAAACTTCTCTTCCTCTCCCCAATTTGAAGGACTCTCCACTCCAACCATCACACCAACCTTTAATATTTCCACAACAAACCTCTCATTGAAAAACTGATCACCGAACAACGGCCACGTAATGACTGGCACACCAGCACATATTGCTTCTAACATCGAGTTCCAACCACAGTGTGTTAAGAATCCTCCAATCGAATAATGTGATAGTATCAATACTTGAGGAGCCCAACCCTTTATCAAAAATCCTTTCTCCTTAGTCCTTTCCTCAAAACCCGATTCCTTGATCCAATTATTCAATTCTTCTGTTTGATTTCTTTCCCTAATAACCCAAATGAACGGTCTATCGCACGCTTCTAACGCCATACCAAGCTCTATGAATTGCAAAGAAGTTAAATTACACATACTTCCTAAACATACATAGATAACCGAATTCGGATTTTGCAAATCAAGCCACTTTAAGCAATTTTCAACAACAATTGAAGTAGCAACCTTAGTGTTCCCTCTTTGAGCCATATCTAAGTGATTCTTGTTTCTTAGTGAAACAGGACCAACACACCAAACTTTACCATTCCTAGTTTTCTTCAAATCACTTGCATATTCTTGTTCCAATTCTTCAAAAGAATTCACAACAACACCATAAGAAACCATTTCAGCTGCAGTCATTTTATCAACAAATTCTTTCCAATTTCCATCATTTGAAGATGGGGTTTGTGCTTTTGTGATCTTAATTTTGTGAGAAATTTCAGGTATGAGAAAATACTCAGAATCTGTTGCTATTTTCTCCATAACATTAGAAAGTATCAATTTTTGTTGCCAAACAAGACAAAAACAACTAACCCCATAAAATGAAATTCTGGGAATTTTGTATTTAGTAGCAATTTGAGAAGTGTAAGGAAAACCAACATCAGAGATTATGCAATTTGGTTTTGGTgttaatttttcaaaagcttTTTCTGCTTGTTCTTGCAGAAGAGTATTTGCTACATAAAAGAAAGTGAAAGCCATGGACATAGATGGAAGCATGTCAAAATTTTCACACCCTTCTGGAAATCCTGCATCTTGAGATGGGAATTGAAGTTCAAGTAAATGAATTTTGTGACCAGAATGTGTTTCAGAAAATGTTTGTGAGAAACGTGAAGCGTTGTGTGGAGTTGTGACAATTGTAACTAAGATGTTATGTTGTGTTAATGTTTTTGCAAGATCTATCATAGGAAGCATGTGGCCTGGGGACATAAGTGGAAATAACACAAAGTGTAGTTGAGGTGCTTGAGACTCCATTTTTAGGGAATGAATGAAGGTTTCTAGTACTATGCACTTATCTACTATTAAAAGAACCATcttgttttatttctttataataagagaaaaaataatatggatatgacggtgtaaaataatttttcaccgTCAGCCAAtaaaaacaatgttttttttgCCACATCTCCTGCTTCATCCcacttttttaatataaataataataaattgatagttttttattggatgatcgtgtaaaattattttatactgtCCGTAGATCTCTATTAAAATCTTACAAAAATGTATATGATGTAAGAGGCTAACTAAGCAAGATATTTATGATAGCACACCATGACGCCAACTATAATGTTTGGCAGAAGAGTCCAAATGTCAAAGTCtagtttgtattattttttttatgggattGATTGTGGAATTAATGAGTAAATAGTTACATTTGTTATCCACCAGGACCACCACTCAGCAAAGTAGGGACCTGGCTTCAGATTTTAATAATTCTATATAGTATCAAATCTCATCCGTTCATTTCTGATTGGACGGTCTAAATTAGTTACTGTGTTAACGCAACGCAGTGACTTTGTAATATCCAATCCCCACAAAGTAGTTTTACTAATTATCAAACGGTTATTAGTAAATAGTTACATACACGCAACTGTAGTATCAATTAGGACATAAGATATGGTGATTATAAAATAGTGAAAGCTACAAATGAAAGTAAGAACTACTTTGCTATTCTTAATCATTGATTATGAGTTTTGATCTAAAATTTCTTGTATAAACAATTTGCAATTAGAATCAGAAGATCCACCATCTTCAACAGCCTTATAAGCCATATTTTTAATCTCTTTAACTCTGTTTCTTCTCTGTTCCCCTTCCACACCATTCTCCATAAGTTTTTCAATAGCCATCTTCACATCCTCTTTCTTCACCAAAACTTTCTCACATTTAAATGTATTCATCGGATCCACGACAACTTCAACACCAATCCTCACGCCGATCTTAAGCACTTGCACTATTAGTTTCTCATTGAAGAATTGTTCAGCAAACATTGGCCAAGTTATCATTGGTACACCACATGAAATTGCTTCCATTGTTGAATTCCAACCACAATGAGATAAAAATCCACCAGTTGAAGGATGAGATAATATTTCAACTTGCGGCGCCCACCCTTTAATTATAACTCCTCTTCCCTTATTCCTCTCTTCAAAATTCTCTTCTTTTAACCACTTTTCTAACTCAACAGAACAATCATTTTTTCCAATCACCCAAATGAATGGATGGTTTGATGCTTCCAATCCCAAAGCAAGTTCCTTTAGTTGTGAAGCAGGAATGAAAGACAAACTACCAAAACATACATAGATGACAGAACAAGCTTTGTTTGAAATAAGAAACTTTAGACATTCGGATTCAGAATCATCGATGAATCCCTTATTGTCTTTACCAAACTTGTCAAAGGTTAACTTGTCATGCAAGGAAAGTGGTCCTATACACCAAACCTTTTTAGCAACTTTCTCATAACCTCTAACATAATTCTTCTCCAACTCTTCAAAAGTATTCACCAATATACCTTGTGCTGAAAGTTCAGATTCTTTGAATTGATCAATTGCTTCTTTCCATGCCTTCAAATCTTGCTTCATAGCCTCGGGTAACTGTGCTTTTGTAAATTCAATTGTATCAGGCAAATTTGGTACCACAAACGGTGTCGACATTGAGTTGACCCTTTCATGAACTTTGGAGAGGCTAATGTTATGTGAACACAAGAGTGTGAAGCAAGAAATTCCATGGAAAACAACTCTTGGAATGTTGAATTTTGATGCAACATTTGAAGTCCAAGGAAGACATATATCAGAAACAATGCAAGTAGGTAGTTTTTCCAACTTTGAAAGCCAATTTTCAAGTGGTTCTTTAAGCATATTAGAAGCTGCAAAAAACAAAGGTTGGTATTTAGGAGAAGGAAGTGTATCCATATTTTCAGACCCTTTTGGTAAACCTGCTTCTACACAAGGGAAAGGTAACAATTGGAATTGGATTTTGAGATTTGAGGCTTTTGCTTGATCAATTACCATGTTGAACCTTTCTGCATTAAGTGGTGTAAGGATAACAGTGACAATGACACCATTTGATGCAAACAATTTTGCCATTTCTGTGAAAGGAATGAGATGGCTTTGAGACATAAATGGAACAAGAAGGAAGTGTTGTTGGTTTGATTGGGAAGCCAttggaaaataaattaatgttaagGATGAGATAATGAAAAAGAATATGAATAAGAACAAGTTAACAGGTATAAGATTGTGGTGTTGTATCTAATTTGAAACTAGAAAATGCCAAAAAGAAAGAAGCGGTGGGTGGCAATCTTTCTTTTTCACTAAATTTTTTCAACCACTCTAGTTCTGTCAACTTTCTTGGAATGTTATAGCagataataaaattcataaatttcaaCTAATTAATAAGATAGTATGTTGGTAAGTGTTATAGAGACTCTTACTACTTGTATTTCTttattaattcataaatttcaattaattatttttctatttattataCTTATATTTCTTTATCAACATACAATAGataattttataagttaaattattataagaaaattatttcattcattaatagaaatataaacatgaagtaaaaccaaaataaactagaaatataaatatgaagtaacttatttaaaatataaataatcatgGTAGTGGTCACTTCAATTCTGTAATTAAccaaaaataaactattaattctgtaattaaccaaaaataaattatttcaaatgcaaagtttcttattttcttaaaaCATTAGTCATTCAACCCAAAAATAGCCTATTCAAATACAAAGTTTCTTGTTTCATAACTTGCTCTCTAGTAAAATACAATGTATATATTCAAcctaaatcaaaacaaacttGTCGGGTTacccaaaatataacaataaaccCAATGTATATCTATGGATACTCATTCATCAGCTATACAACCACAATCACAATAAAACTTGTAAAATGTCAcattaaaatccaaaacattCAACAACAAGAAAACATTATTACATATGTTGTTCAAACAAAATCATTACTGATAGAATAAATGACTCAAAACATACTGAAAGGTTAATTAGTTCTAGCATTCACCAATAAAAAGATAGATATCCACTTAAATGTTGTCAGACTTACCATCATCATTTATTTGATGCTTGACAGATACATCTTCCTATCTCCTTTTCTCCTTCAACTTCTCATCAAGCTCTTGTAGTTGTTTGAGCTTGACAAATTTATCTTCCAATCtccttttcttcttcaacaGATGATCCACTTCAACCTCTTTGTTTGCTTCCAAGAATTTTTCAGTCATGGCAGGAGATGCCCAAATTGTAGGCCTCGTATCACGTGGGCATTTGGTAATTACGCAGGCCTCAACACCACATTGGGCACTCAACGTGTCGATATCCTCCAACAACTTTGGTAATATTCTCTTGAATCTTCTCTCTCTCCATTTCTCATCCAAATTAGTGGCAGCCATGAACCCTCAAGCATTATAACGAGGATCTGACTAATTAAAAGTATTATTCTAGGCGGCATGTTCAACCCGGTGTTGTCAATTGCGGACTGCgaaaatagcagtttgttcaatCTCCGCAACGCAATAATGCTACGTCATTGTAGTTga
This genomic interval from Trifolium pratense cultivar HEN17-A07 linkage group LG6, ARS_RC_1.1, whole genome shotgun sequence contains the following:
- the LOC123888990 gene encoding UDP-glycosyltransferase 73C11-like produces the protein MVLLIVDKCIVLETFIHSLKMESQAPQLHFVLFPLMSPGHMLPMIDLAKTLTQHNILVTIVTTPHNASRFSQTFSETHSGHKIHLLELQFPSQDAGFPEGCENFDMLPSMSMAFTFFYVANTLLQEQAEKAFEKLTPKPNCIISDVGFPYTSQIATKYKIPRISFYGVSCFCLVWQQKLILSNVMEKIATDSEYFLIPEISHKIKITKAQTPSSNDGNWKEFVDKMTAAEMVSYGVVVNSFEELEQEYASDLKKTRNGKVWCVGPVSLRNKNHLDMAQRGNTKVATSIVVENCLKWLDLQNPNSVIYVCLGSMCNLTSLQFIELGMALEACDRPFIWVIRERNQTEELNNWIKESGFEERTKEKGFLIKGWAPQVLILSHYSIGGFLTHCGWNSMLEAICAGVPVITWPLFGDQFFNERFVVEILKVGVMVGVESPSNWGEEEKFGVLVKKEDVERAIEKLMDDKNYESEERRKRAKELAEMAKRGVEEGGSSHFNVTQLIQDILQHSTK
- the LOC123888991 gene encoding UDP-glycosyltransferase 73C3-like isoform X2, translating into MAKLFASNGVIVTVILTPLNAERFNMVIDQAKASNLKIQFQLLPFPCVEAGLPKGSENMDTLPSPKYQPLFFAASNMLKEPLENWLSKLEKLPTCIVSDICLPWTSNVASKFNIPRVVFHGISCFTLLCSHNISLSKVHERVNSMSTPFVVPNLPDTIEFTKAQLPEAMKQDLKAWKEAIDQFKESELSAQGILVNTFEELEKNYVRGYEKVAKKVWCIGPLSLHDKLTFDKFGKDNKGFIDDSESECLKFLISNKACSVIYVCFGSLSFIPASQLKELALGLEASNHPFIWVIGKNDCSVELEKWLKEENFEERNKGRGVIIKGWAPQVEILSHPSTGGFLSHCGWNSTMEAISCGVPMITWPMFAEQFFNEKLIVQVLKIGVRIGVEVVVDPMNTFKCEKVLVKKEDVKMAIEKLMENGVEGEQRRNRVKEIKNMAYKAVEDGGSSDSNCKLFIQEILDQNS
- the LOC123888991 gene encoding UDP-glycosyltransferase 73C3-like isoform X3, producing the protein MLKEPLENWLSKLEKLPTCIVSDICLPWTSNVASKFNIPRVVFHGISCFTLLCSHNISLSKVHERVNSMSTPFVVPNLPDTIEFTKAQLPEAMKQDLKAWKEAIDQFKESELSAQGILVNTFEELEKNYVRGYEKVAKKVWCIGPLSLHDKLTFDKFGKDNKGFIDDSESECLKFLISNKACSVIYVCFGSLSFIPASQLKELALGLEASNHPFIWVIGKNDCSVELEKWLKEENFEERNKGRGVIIKGWAPQVEILSHPSTGGFLSHCGWNSTMEAISCGVPMITWPMFAEQFFNEKLIVQVLKIGVRIGVEVVVDPMNTFKCEKVLVKKEDVKMAIEKLMENGVEGEQRRNRVKEIKNMAYKAVEDGGSSDSNCKLFIQEILDQNS
- the LOC123888991 gene encoding UDP-glycosyltransferase 73C5-like isoform X1, with product MTVVACGEDRSTRSHLIPFTEMAKLFASNGVIVTVILTPLNAERFNMVIDQAKASNLKIQFQLLPFPCVEAGLPKGSENMDTLPSPKYQPLFFAASNMLKEPLENWLSKLEKLPTCIVSDICLPWTSNVASKFNIPRVVFHGISCFTLLCSHNISLSKVHERVNSMSTPFVVPNLPDTIEFTKAQLPEAMKQDLKAWKEAIDQFKESELSAQGILVNTFEELEKNYVRGYEKVAKKVWCIGPLSLHDKLTFDKFGKDNKGFIDDSESECLKFLISNKACSVIYVCFGSLSFIPASQLKELALGLEASNHPFIWVIGKNDCSVELEKWLKEENFEERNKGRGVIIKGWAPQVEILSHPSTGGFLSHCGWNSTMEAISCGVPMITWPMFAEQFFNEKLIVQVLKIGVRIGVEVVVDPMNTFKCEKVLVKKEDVKMAIEKLMENGVEGEQRRNRVKEIKNMAYKAVEDGGSSDSNCKLFIQEILDQNS